The following are encoded together in the Juglans microcarpa x Juglans regia isolate MS1-56 chromosome 2D, Jm3101_v1.0, whole genome shotgun sequence genome:
- the LOC121250706 gene encoding uncharacterized protein LOC121250706 produces MLYGPLLCVPMKTQPEILFLTLLFLGLATADLLQNPDFESPPANLPEKFTSPFVLSSQNNTIPGWTFEGTVLYVKASQNVSLPGSGHAIQLGEDGKINQTFIANGDIMDYVLTFTLASVGQNCSANTDIALAVSAPDSSRVFSLKQLHGKETWESYGHYLGSWGDGENVNIVFQSQTSESYPNSTCWPVIDTILLKSVGTLPESKDNLLPNGGFETGPDFLSNSSEGVLLDENPSLVHSPLRVWSVLGTVKYIDSKHFFVPQGNAAVEIVSGVSAGIKTAATLKEGSTYNLEFTLGDANDTCVGDFIVEAQTGSTAQNFSLASSGIGSAKNISVTFKAGPSPTVIGFLSYTTTQTKDGEFCGPVVDHVVLRASYGQKLEMQLKVLISLYILVAILQIH; encoded by the exons ATGTTATATGGTCCTCTTCTTTGTGTACCAATGAAGACGCAGCCGGAAATCCTTTTTCTCACACTTTTGTTCTTGGGATTGGCCACCGCAG ATCTTCTTCAGAATCCAGATTTTGAATCTCCGCCGGCAAACTTGCCTGAAAAGTTCACCTCCCCATTTGTCCTGTCGAGCCAAAATAACACTATTCCAGGATGGACATTTGAAGGCACTGTTCTGTATGTAAAAGCTAGCCAAAACGTATCATTGCCAGGGAGTGGACATGCCATACAGTTGGGTGAAGATGGCAAAATCAACCAGACATTCATTGCTAATGGAGATATCATGGATTATGTGCTTACCTTCACCCTCGCCTCCGTTGGTCAGAATTGTTCAGCCAATACCGATATAGCATTAGCAGTATCGGCGCCAGACAGTAGCAGGGTGTTTTCTTTGAAGCAACTTCACGGGAAGGAAACATGGGAGAGCTATGGTCACTACTTGGGCAGTTGGGGCGACGGAGAGAATGTAAATATTGTGTTTCAAAGCCAGACATCAGAATCGTATCCCAACTCCACATGTTGGCCTGTGATTGACACGATTCTTCTTAAGAGCGTGGGAACACTTCCCGAATCCAAAG ACAACCTATTGCCGAATGGAGGATTCGAAACTGGCCCTGATTTCCTGAGTAACTCTTCCGAGGGAGTTCTGCTTGATGAAAATCCTAGTCTGGTTCACTCCCCATTACGAGTATGGTCTGTGCTAGGAACTGTCAAATACATAGACTCCAAACACTTCTTTGTCCCACAAGGCAATGCTGCGGTGGAAATTGTCTCAGGAGTTTCAGCTGGCATAAAAACAGCAGCAACACTAAAAGAAGGTTCTACCTATAACTTGGAGTTCACATTGGGAGATGCCAATGACACTTGCGTGGGAGATTTCATAGTAGAGGCTCAAACAGGATCAACTGCCCAAAATTTCTCGTTGGCGAGCAGCGGGATCGGCTCAGCCAAGAATATCTCCGTGACGTTCAAGGCAGGTCCAAGTCCAACTGTAATCGGATTTCTCAGCTATACAACAACTCAGACAAAAGATGGTGAATTCTGTGGCCCCGTGGTTGATCATGTGGTTTTACGTGCTTCTTATGGGCAGAAACTGGAGATGCAGTTGAAGGTTCTGATTTCATTATATATACTTGTAGCCATTTTGCAAATCCACTAG
- the LOC121250707 gene encoding sulfite oxidase, whose protein sequence is MPGVKGPSDYSKEPPRHPCLKINSKEPFNAEPPRSALISSYVTPADLFYKRNHGPIPIVDDLERYCVSISGLIENPNELFMKDIRMLPKYNVAATLQCAGNRRTAMSKTRKVRGVGWDVSAIGNAVWGGAKLADVLELVGIPKLSSTTQSGGKHVEFVSIDKCKEENGGPYKASIPLSQATNPLADVLLAYEMNGEPLNRDHGYPLRVVVPGVIGARSVKWLDSINLIAEECQGFFMQKDYKMFPPSVDWDNINWSTRKPQMDFPVQSAICSLEDVHAIKPGKVKVGGYAVAGGGRGIERVDVSVDGGKTWMEAFRYQKTGIPYIADDPSSDKWAWVFFEVTVDVAHSTEIVAKAVDIAANVQPEKVEDIWNLRGILNTSWHRVRVGVGHSNM, encoded by the exons ATGCCGGGAGTGAAAGGGCCCTCCGATTACTCGAAAGAACCACCTCGCCACCCTTGCCTTAAAATCAACTCCAAG GAACCCTTCAATGCTGAGCCACCTCGTTCGGCCTTGATTTCCTCTTATGTGACTCCTGCGGATTTGTTCTACAAGAGAAATCATGGCCCAATCCCCATCGTTGATGACTTAGAAAG ATATTGTGTCTCTATATCTGGGTTGATTGAAAACCCCAACGAGCTGTTTATGAAAGATATCAG GATGCTTCCAAAGTATAATGTCGCTGCCACTTTACAG TGCGCAGGTAATAGAAGGACTGCTATGAGCAAAACCAGAAAAGTTAGGGGAGTTGGCTGGGATGTTTCTGCTATAGGAAACG CTGTCTGGGGTGGGGCTAAGTTGGCTGATGTTCTTGAACTTGTTGGAATACCTAAGTTGTCAAGTACCACTCAGTCAGGTGGGAAACATGTTGAATTTGTAAGCATTGACAAGTGTAAG GAAGAAAATGGAGGCCCCTACAAGGCATCAATTCCACTAAGTCAGGCCACAAACCCTCTAGCAGATGTTTTACTTGCTTATGAGATGAATGGAGAG CCTCTTAACAGGGATCATGGGTATCCATTACGTGTGGTTGTCCCGGGTGTTATTGGTGCCCGTTCTGTTAAATGGCTCGATTCTATTAATCTAATTGCTGAAGAATGCCAG GGCTTCTTTATGCAAAAAGACTACAAAATGTTTCCACCTTCAGTAGATTGGGACAACATTAATTGGTCAACCAGGAAACCGCAAATGGATTTCCCTGTTCAG AGTGCAATATGTTCTTTAGAGGATGTGCATGCAATAAAGCCTGGAAAG GTAAAAGTTGGTGGATATGCAGTAGCAGGAGGTGGCCGTGGCATTGAGAGAGTAGATGTGTCTGTTGATGGTGGAAAAACCTGGATGGAAGCCTTCAGATACCAGAAGACTGGCATCCCATACATTGCGGATGATCCAAGCAGTGACAAGTGGGCATGGGTGTTTTTTGAGGTCACCGTTGATGTTGCACACAGCACAGAGATCGTTGCGAAAGCG GTGGACATAGCTGCAAATGTCCAACCTGAAAAGGTGGAAGACATTTGGAACTTGAGAGGGATACTGAACACATCATGGCATCGAGTTCGAGTTGGAGTTGGGCACTCAAATATGTAG
- the LOC121250769 gene encoding cytochrome P450 94B3-like, protein MALFLLFPILLYLFHVILRDLRRIRKISGHGPPNYPIIGCLISFYEHRNHLLDWYTELLTESATNTIVVHRFGAPRTIVTANPENVEYMLKTNFNNFPKGKPFTEILGDFLGCGIFNVDGELWHSQRKLASHEFSAKSLREFVMNALEEEVEHQLLPLLESLASANEVVDLQELLRRLAFNMVCKVSLGIDRFCLDPSLPIPPLARAFDMASEVCARRGAAPLFIVWKIKRWLGVGSERRLKDAVKEVHAYVTGIIQNRKKKINQGEVRSEDDLLSRFISAGHEDEVIRDMVISFIMAGRDTTSAAMTWLFWLLSCHPDTEQQLLKEIEHVREDVLGYESLKELVLLKACLCESMRLYPPVAWDSKHAIVNDLLPDGTPINAGDRLTYFPYGMGRMEALWGKDQFEFKPDRWFIEPDKERGALKKVCPYKFPIFQAGPRVCLGKEMAFIQMKYVVASILRRFEIRPVSSDRPVFVPLLTAHMAGGLKVLVRKRGTLR, encoded by the coding sequence ATGGCACTCTTCTTATTGTTCCCAATTCTTCTCTACTTGTTTCACGTTATTTTACGTGACCTCCGGCGAATTCGAAAAATTTCAGGCCATGGCCCGCCAAACTATCCTATCATTGGGTGCTTGATTTCCTTCTACGAGCACCGCAATCATCTCTTAGACTGGTATACCGAGTTACTCACGGAATCAGCAACCAACACAATTGTAGTGCACCGCTTTGGTGCACCACGGACCATAGTCACGGCAAATCCAGAGAATGTAGAGTACATGCTCAAGACAAACTTTAACAACTTCCCCAAAGGTAAACCATTCACCGAAATCCTTGGGGATTTTCTTGGCTGTGGAATATTCAATGTGGATGGAGAACTTTGGCACAGCCAGCGGAAGTTGGCCAGCCATGAGTTCAGCGCCAAGTCCCTGCGAGAATTTGTCATGAATGCCTTGGAGGAAGAAGTGGAACACCAGTTGTTGCCCCTGCTAGAGTCGCTGGCATCCGCAAATGAAGTGGTCGACTTGCAAGAGTTGCTGAGGCGACTTGCCTTCAATATGGTTTGCAAAGTTTCCTTGGGAATAGATCGTTTTTGCTTAGATCCTTCCCTACCCATTCCACCACTAGCAAGGGCTTTTGACATGGCATCAGAGGTATGTGCAAGGCGTGGAGCTGCGCCTCTTTTCATTGTTTGGAAGATTAAAAGATGGCTTGGAGTAGGATCTGAGCGAAGGCTAAAGGATGCTGTCAAAGAAGTCCATGCCTACGTGACTGGTATAATTCAAAATAGGAAGAAAAAGATTAATCAAGGTGAGGTTCGCAGCGAAGATGATCTCCTATCTCGGTTCATATCAGCAGGCCATGAAGATGAGGTTATAAGAGATATGGTGATAAGCTTCATCATGGCAGGGAGGGACACAACTTCAGCAGCCATGACATGGCTCTTCTGGTTGCTTTCCTGCCATCCAGATACAGAGCAACAACTATTGAAGGAAATAGAGCATGTGAGGGAGGATGTGCTGGGTTATGAATCATTGAAGGAGTTGGTGTTGTTGAAGGCATGTCTTTGCGAGTCCATGAGGCTCTACCCACCGGTGGCCTGGGACTCCAAGCATGCTATTGTCAACGACTTGTTGCCCGATGGTACTCCTATCAATGCAGGAGATAGGTTGACTTACTTCCCTTACGGTATGGGAAGAATGGAAGCACTGTGGGGGAAGGACCAGTTCGAATTCAAACCGGATAGGTGGTTTATCGAACCGGACAAGGAGAGAGGGGCACTGAAGAAGGTGTGCCCCTACAAGTTTCCAATTTTTCAGGCCGGTCCAAGGGTGTGTCTCGGGAAGGAGATGGCTTTCATTCAGATGAAGTACGTTGTGGCTTCCATTCTTAGGCGGTTCGAAATTAGACCCGTCAGTTCAGACAGACCGGTCTTTGTACCACTCCTGACAGCTCACATGGCTGGCGGGTTAAAGGTTTTGGTTCGCAAGAGGGGCACGCTGAG
- the LOC121250705 gene encoding pentatricopeptide repeat-containing protein At5g56310-like — protein sequence MFPPKPPFFTKHMGLRSVPLPPPISKTPHLSVLADNCNSMRQLKQVHAQMIVSARIHDTFAASRLLSFCALSESGDFGYAIRIFENTQAPNGFMWNTLIRGHASGSNPCEAVFLYVKMRRLGVVPGKHTFPFLLKACSRIFSLGLCKQVHTQVVKSGLDLDLHVLNGLVRAYSVSSSLGDARLLFVESPDRNLSIWTTMICGYAQNFCSNEALVLFDQMVVEGFEPNSVTLASVLSACAQSGCLELGERIHAFIKERGIEVGVILSTALLHMYAKNGAISAARDLFDGMCEKNVATWNAMICGLASHGHAEEALSLFWKLEKEKVVPNDITFVGVLSACCHAGLIDIGHEIFLSMKRVYGIEPKIEHYGCMVDLLGKGGNLTEAEKLIKEMVWKPDVVILGALLAACNIHGNTEVAERVVKEIIVLEPHNQGIYVVLSNMYAEAGQWEDVLRLRKVMKEGSIKKTPGWSLVDGDATVYKYPSEETNLADGHLEKEKERVI from the exons ATGTTCCCGCCAAAACCACCGTTCTTCACTAAGCACATGGGCCTACGCTCTGTTCCTCTTCCACCACCAATATCAAAGACTCCTCACCTTTCTGTCCTGGCGGACAATTGCAACTCAATGCGCCAACTCAAACAGGTCCATGCCCAAATGATCGTCTCCGCTCGCATCCACGACACATTCGCAGCCAGCCGATTACTCTCCTTCTGCGCTCTATCCGAGTCCGGAGATTTCGGGTATGCTATAAGGATATTCGAAAACACGCAGGCCCCGAATGGGTTCATGTGGAATACGCTGATCAGAGGTCATGCTAGTGGCTCGAACCCTTGTGAGGCTGTGTTTCTTTACGTAAAGATGAGGAGGCTTGGTGTAGTACCGGGTAAGCACACGTTCCCGTTTCTTCTCAAAGCTTGTTCCAGGATTTTCTCGCTTGGATTGTGCAAACAGGTTCATACCCAAGTTGTAAAATCTGGTTTAGACTTGGATTTACATGTGCTGAATGGGTTGGTGAGGGCGTACTCTGTTTCGAGTAGTTTGGGTGATGCCCGGCTGTTGTTTGTGGAATCTCCTGATAGGAATTTGAGTATTTGGACGACAATGATTTGTGGTTATGCCCAGAACTTTTGTTCAAACGAGGCATTGGTGCTTTTTGATCAAATGGTTGTTGAGGGTTTTGAACCGAACAGTGTGACTCTGGCCTCTGTGTTGTCTGCTTGTGCTCAATCCGGTTGTTTAGAATTGGGAGAAAGAATTCATGCATTTATAAAGGAGAGGGGGATTGAGGTGGGAGTGATTCTTAGCACGGCATTGCTGCATATGTATGCAAAGAATGGAGCAATTTCAGCAGCTCGGGATTTGTTTGATGGCATGTGTGAGAAGAATGTTGCAACTTGGAATGCAATGATTTGTGGACTGGCAAGTCATGGACATGCTGAAGAAGCGCTTAGCCTCTTTTGGAAACTAGAGAAGGAGAAGGTTGTGCCAAATGATATAACTTTCGTAGGGGTTCTATCTGCCTGTTGCCATGCTGGCTTGATTGATATCGGACATGAGATATTTCTTTCAATGAAAAGGGTGTATGGCATTGAGCCAAAGATCGAACATTATGGGTGCATGGTGGATCTTCTTGGGAAAGGTGGGAATCTGACAGAGGCAGAGAAGTTGATAAAAGAAATGGTTTGGAAGCCTGATGTGGTGATTTTGGGAGCTTTGTTGGCAGCCTGTAACATTCATGGAAATACTGAGGTTGCTGAAAGAGtggtaaaagaaattattgttttggaacCTCACAATCAGGGGATTTATGTTGTTTTATCTAATATGTATGCAGAGGCTGGACAGTGGGAGGATGTTCTGAGACTGAGAAAGGTGATGAAAGAAGGGAGCATAAAGAAAACGCCTGGGTGGAGCCTGGTGGATGGTGATGCTACtgtatataa ATATCCATCAGAAGAAACCAATTTGGCAGACGGACacttggaaaaagaaaaagaacgtGTAATATGA